ACAACTTTCCGAAATGATTGTAAACCCTGTACCAAACTACCATGATGCAGTATACAATGAATACGGGTTAACAAATAAAATAAAACATAGTCCAATAAACAGACAACCATAATAACATACAGCATATAATCCATACTATCTACGTGTACAAAGAAGTAATTATTATTTTAGTAGGAGGATGATAACTATGACAGGAACTACGCTTGTTTTAAAAGAGGAGAATTTGGTCGTTCTCGAAAATGTGGATAAATCAGTATACGAAGAATTGCAAGACAAAGCTGGGGAAGAAAATTGCACATGCGCTGTGAATGAATCTGTGGTACACCTTGGAAAAGTTTCTTCAGTTCTTTGGAATGAAGATGAAATAGATTGGGAATATGGGTATTAAAAAGTCGCTTTAAGCGGCTTTTTTTTTGCGCTCCAAAGCGAAAATATAAAATTTATGATAAAATAAAAGAAATTTTGTAAACGGAAGAAAGGGAGACAAAATGGAACAATTCATTAATCCTAGAGTGAAGGATATCCAAATTTCCGGTATTCGTCAATTCTCTAATATGATTCAAAACTATGATAATCTCATTTCTTTAACAATTGGACAACCTGATTTTCCAACTCCTTCTTTAGTCAAAGAAGCTGCTAAACGAGCGATTACAGAAAACTATACGAGCTATACACACAACGCCGGCCTATTAGAATTACGCAATGCAGCTTGTCATTTTCTAAAGGAAAATTACGATTTACACTATTCACCTGAAAACGAAACCATCGTTACAATCGGTGCTAGTGAAGCAATCGATGTTACATTTCGTACTATTTTAGAACCTGGAACAGAAGTTATTTTACCAGCTCCTATTTATCCAGGCTATGAACCCATTATTAGACTGTGCGGGGCAATCCCTGTGTTTGTAGATGTTCGTGAAACTGGATTTCGATTAACAGCAGAAGCGATTCAAAATGCAATTACAGATCAAACAAGATGCATCGTTTTACCTTATCCTTCTAATCCGACTGGTGTTACACTGTCAAAAGAAGAACTAACAGATATTGTATCTGTTTTAAAAGATAAAAACATTTTCGTTCTTTCTGATGAAATTTATAGTGAGCTTGTATATGAAGATAGTCATACATCCATCGCTCATTTTCCAGAAATGCGTGATAAAACAATCGTCATTAATGGACTATCAAAATCACATTCAATGACAGGCTGGCGCATCGGTCTTTTATTTGCTCCAAGCTATTTAGCAGGGCATATTTTGAAAGTTCATCAATACAACGTTACATGTGCAACTTCAATCGCACAATACGCTGCAATCGAAGCGTTAACAGCAGCAAAAGATGCACCGCGAATGATGCGTCATCAATATAAAAAACGCCGTGATTACGTATACAACAGACTGATTCAAATGGGCTTAACTGTTGAGAAACCAACTGGTGCCTTTTATTTATTCCCATACGTTGGAAATCTTACATCCTCATCATTTGATTTTGCCATTGATCTTGTTAAAGAAGCTAGACTCGCTGTTGTTCCAGGAACAGCATTTTCAGAGTATGGTGAAGGGTATATTCGTCTTTCATACGCTTATAGTATGGAAACACTAAAAGAAGGCTGCGATCGTTTAGAAGAATTTTTAAAACAAAAAGCTAAGAGATAACACTCTTAGCTTTTTACGCATAATGATCACAAGTTTGGCGCTTCAGTAATTTATGCGGAATAATAATGCATTTTGAAGTGGACTCGGAATGCTCCACCTTATCAACTAACGCTTTTGCAGCCTCATACCCTAATTGATAAATATTCACATCAACAGTTGTAAGCGGCGGGCTCGCAATTTCAGATAATAAAGCATTATTAAAGCTCACGATTGAAACATTTTTTGGTACAGCAAGCCCTTTTTTGGCAAGCGCACTTAACACCCCAAGACCGATTAAATCATCTGTTGCCATAATTGCCGTCGGCGGCTTTTCAAGTCCCATTAACTCTTCTACAGCCTGCTGGCCACCCTCTCTTGAAAAATCAAAATGTAAAATATATTCATCTGGCAACATAATGTCAGCTAGTTTTAAAGCATCGCTCATTCCAGCTAAACGATCTTTCGTAACAAGTAAATCAGAACCACCGCCAATAAACGCTATCTGTTTATGTCCAAGTGAAATTAAGTATTCCGCTACTTCTCTTGCAGCTGTATAGTTATCATTATCTACATATGTAATTTCATCTTTTCTT
This sequence is a window from Bacillus pseudomycoides DSM 12442. Protein-coding genes within it:
- a CDS encoding aminotransferase A — translated: MEQFINPRVKDIQISGIRQFSNMIQNYDNLISLTIGQPDFPTPSLVKEAAKRAITENYTSYTHNAGLLELRNAACHFLKENYDLHYSPENETIVTIGASEAIDVTFRTILEPGTEVILPAPIYPGYEPIIRLCGAIPVFVDVRETGFRLTAEAIQNAITDQTRCIVLPYPSNPTGVTLSKEELTDIVSVLKDKNIFVLSDEIYSELVYEDSHTSIAHFPEMRDKTIVINGLSKSHSMTGWRIGLLFAPSYLAGHILKVHQYNVTCATSIAQYAAIEALTAAKDAPRMMRHQYKKRRDYVYNRLIQMGLTVEKPTGAFYLFPYVGNLTSSSFDFAIDLVKEARLAVVPGTAFSEYGEGYIRLSYAYSMETLKEGCDRLEEFLKQKAKR
- the malR gene encoding maltose operon transcriptional repressor MalR; translation: MTVTIKDVAKKANVAPSTVSRVIADNPSISEKTKRRVRKVMSELGYHPNLNARSLANQTTKTIGLVMPSSASKAFQNPFFPEVIRGISSFAHVEGYALYMSTGETEEEIFNGVVKMVQGRQIGGIILLYSRENDRIIQYLHEQNFPFVLIGKPYERKDEITYVDNDNYTAAREVAEYLISLGHKQIAFIGGGSDLLVTKDRLAGMSDALKLADIMLPDEYILHFDFSREGGQQAVEELMGLEKPPTAIMATDDLIGLGVLSALAKKGLAVPKNVSIVSFNNALLSEIASPPLTTVDVNIYQLGYEAAKALVDKVEHSESTSKCIIIPHKLLKRQTCDHYA